From the genome of Scytonema hofmannii PCC 7110, one region includes:
- a CDS encoding AraC family transcriptional regulator, with product MTMPPMIAMEFVVNAIQKAVQLGIDRQVILKMAGLTIEDFANQTKDFSLPQHIQLLEKLAVLNKDDFFGLHYGFTHHVSNFGILGYVLLNSATVGSALNSLVQYFGVWQQGTEVALTLDGNTAWLSYQVTDAGIQVRKQDAETAIAFAVNSIRTLTRQHWYPKRVWLEHNSSKNTSEYEQVLNAPVLFNQPVNAIAIECELLKQKVPFADLSLLPILESRLHQFFVEKKIDNELVTLVSRAIARSLPQECPTLGDLAFSLGLSSRTLQRYLRDRNTTYKQLVDKTRYQLSLMYLKEPELSLTEVALLLGYSELSAFNHAFRRWTGLAPNKYRHLIGMRSKVIARS from the coding sequence ATGACAATGCCTCCCATGATAGCAATGGAATTTGTTGTAAATGCCATTCAGAAAGCTGTTCAACTGGGTATTGACCGACAAGTCATTCTTAAAATGGCTGGGCTAACAATTGAAGATTTTGCCAATCAAACTAAAGATTTTTCATTACCCCAGCACATTCAATTATTAGAGAAGCTCGCTGTTCTCAATAAAGACGATTTTTTTGGGTTGCATTATGGCTTTACGCATCACGTGTCTAACTTTGGCATACTGGGCTATGTTCTACTAAACTCTGCCACTGTTGGTTCTGCCCTAAATAGCTTGGTTCAATATTTTGGTGTATGGCAACAAGGTACTGAAGTTGCTCTGACACTTGATGGAAATACAGCATGGTTATCTTATCAAGTGACAGATGCAGGAATTCAAGTTCGCAAACAAGATGCCGAAACAGCGATCGCATTTGCTGTTAACAGCATTCGTACTCTCACTCGTCAACACTGGTACCCCAAAAGAGTGTGGTTAGAGCATAATTCTTCTAAAAATACTTCAGAATATGAACAAGTGCTAAATGCACCCGTACTTTTTAACCAACCTGTTAATGCTATTGCAATAGAATGCGAACTTCTCAAACAAAAAGTTCCTTTTGCTGATTTGAGTCTCTTACCTATTTTAGAAAGTCGTTTGCATCAGTTCTTCGTTGAGAAAAAAATAGATAATGAACTGGTAACTTTGGTGAGTCGGGCAATTGCTCGTTCATTGCCGCAAGAATGTCCGACATTAGGAGATCTAGCCTTTAGTTTGGGACTAAGCAGTCGTACTTTACAAAGGTATTTACGCGATCGCAACACCACATATAAGCAATTGGTAGATAAAACCCGATATCAACTATCGCTGATGTATCTTAAAGAACCTGAATTATCATTGACTGAGGTAGCTTTGCTATTAGGATACTCAGAGTTAAGCGCTTTTAATCATGCTTTCCGACGTTGGACAGGATTGGCTCCCAATAAGTACCGACACTTGATTGGTATGAGAAGCAAAGTTATTGCAAGATCGTAA